The bacterium genome segment CATCGTCGTCTATATGCAGGGCAAACAGCCCTACGATTACTACACTACCGAGTTCACCGAAAGCGTCACCGGCCTGCGCAAGGATGCCGACGTGGTCTATCAGGGCGTCCCGGTGGGGAAAGTCGTCGATATCTCCATCGGAAACAAGAACCAGGTAGTGGTCAAACTCGGGATCGTCCCCGGCAAAATCGTCCTCAGGCAGGGCATACAAGCCAGCCTCACCATCGGCAACATCATGGGAGGGGCGATCGTCGAGCTTTCCGGGGGGGATCTCCAGGGGAAACCGCTTCCTCCGGATTCCATCATCCCTACTTCTCCCTCGATTCTCGACAATATCCAGGAGGACCTCCCTCATATTCTCGGCGATATCCGCCAGATACTGGCTAAGATCGACAAAGCCATGGGAGACACCGAAGAGATCAAGATTCCCCAACTCGTCAGCAACACCGATGCCATGATCGTGACCGCCAACAAGGCCCTGCAGGATATCAGCGGTCTCCTGGATTCTTCGCAAAGCACATTGGGCACCCTGGAGAAGGAGACTCTGATGACCATGCAGAGCCTCCGCCAGGCCGCCCGCGAAATCGCCCGGGTGGCGGCCCAGTTTTCCCGGGACCCATCTTCCATCGTCCGGGGAAGCGTCGAACCCGATGATCCATACGCCCGATGACATCGAAAACCAACACCCAGCAGGAGCTGTAACGTGAAAAACACGATGATTTCGATTTTGGCCGGGGCCGCGGTCCTGACGGGCTGCTCCCGATCCTATCTCCCCACCCGGTACTACCGGATCGACACGGTGCCGGTGGTGGCGAGAACGACCGAACCGCTCGGCCTTTCGATCAAGATCGAGGAGATCTGGGCTCCCGCCTTCTACGGCGTCGACATGGTCTATCAGGACAACGCTTTCGAAGTCGGACAGTATCAGTACAGCCAGTGGACCGAACCGCCGAACCTGCTCCTATACCGGGCCGTTTTCAATTCCATCACCGCCAGCGGGCTTTTTTCGCGGGTGGACGGTCCCCTCGACACCGCCCGTACCGACCTGCTCCTGCGGGGAGAACTTTTCCGGTTCGACCAGGTGCTCGACGGGGAGGGGACTTCGGCGCAATGCCGGTTCAGCCTGATTTTAATCGATCTTGCCACCGATCTTCCGGTCTGGTCCTTCACCGCCGACAAACTCGGGCGCCAGAAGGAAGAAGGCGCTTTCGCCGAAACCATGAGCGGACTGGTCGCCGAGGCGATGGCGGCGATGGTCGAGAGCCTGGAGCAGTCTCCCCGGCTCAGGGAGTTGGCCCGTGCCGGCCGGAAGGGAGCGGGAGAAGCGGGGGGGGAAGGCGCGCCCGGCTCATGATCGGAATCCGGGATCTGGAGAAGGACTACGGGGAACGGTGCCTTTTCCGGGAGGCGTCGTTCACCGTCGGCCCCCGGGAAAGGGTGGGCCTGGTAGGTCTGAACGGTTCGGGAAAGACCACCCTCTTCCGGTTGATCAGCGGCCGGGAGGAAGCCGACGGCGGCGAGATCGTGATCCCCCGCGGCTATCGGATCGGATGGCTGGAGCAGGAAAGCGAATTCGAATTCGGCACCGTCCTGGCCGAAACTTGCCGCGGGCTCGATCCCGAACTGTCCGGAGAACGCTGGCGGGCGGAAAAAGCGCTTTCCGGGCTCGGTTTCTCCGAATCCGATTTTTCCCGCTCGCCGGACGAGTTTTCGGAAGGCTACCGGGCCCGGATAGCCCTGGCCCGAACCCTGGTCTCCGAACCCAACCTGCTCCTGCTCGACGAACCCACCAATTTTTTGGATATCCTCTCCATCCGCTGGCTGGTGCGTTTTCTCCAGGGATGGAAATACGAGTGCATGATCGTCAGCCACGACCGCTCCTTCCTGGATGCGGTGTGCACTCATATCGTGGGCATCCACCGCCGCCGGATCAGAAAAATCGCGGGACGGACCTGGGACTACTACAGCATGATCGCACGGGAGGAGGATACCTGGGAGAAGACCCGGCTGAACGAGGAACGGCGGCGGAAGCAGGTCGAAGAGTTCATCGGCCGTTTTCGAGCCCAGGCGCGTCACGCCGGGCTGGTCCAATCGCGGATCAAAGCCTTGGAAAAACGCGGCGTCCGCGAACGGTTGGAGAAGATAAGGACGTTATCGTTTTCTTTCACGCCCGCTCCATCCCCGGCCCGTTACGTCCTGGAAGCGCGCGAGCTCGACTTTGCCTGGCCCGGGTCGAGCCCCCTTATCCGCGATTTCAATCTGACGGTGGAGAAAAACGACCGTATCTGCATAGCCGGCCCCAACGGCAGGGGGAAAACCACCCTGTTGCGCCTTCTGGCCGGGGAACTCTCCCCCGACGCGGGGACGGTCCGAATCCACCCCCGCGCCTGCCCCGGCTTGTTTTTCCCCGCTCACGCTTCCCGGCTGCACGGGGAACGTACCGTGGAGGAGGAGGTGGCTTCGGCACGCGAACGCGCCGATCGGCAGGAGACCAGGAGGATCTGCGGGGCCATGCTCTTCGGCGGCGACGACGCCCTGAAAAAAATCGGGGTGCTTTCCGGCGGGGAACGCTGCCGGGTCCTGCTGGCCCAAGTGCTGGCTTCCCCGGCAAACCTCCTCCTGCTCGACGAACCCACCCACCACCTCGACCTCGATTCCTCCGAAGCTCTGTTGGAGGCTCTCGATCAGTTCCCCGGCGCCGTGATCGTCGTCACCCACAACGAGCACTTCATCCGCCGTCTGTCCGGCCGCTTGGTAGTCTTCCCCCCGTCCGGGGGGCATATGATCTACCCCGGCGATTACGACGACTTCGTCTCCGACGGCGGTTGGGAAGAAACTTCCGCCGGCGGATCGCGCCCGGAGGCCGAAGCCGTGAACCGGAAAGAAGCCCGGCGGCGCCGGGCGGAGATCAACCGCCGCCGGGCCGCCGATCTGGAGCCGCTGGAGCGTCGGGCCAGGGATCTCGAGGAACGGATCGCGATCGGAGAAGAAACGATCGCCCAAGCCGACCGGGACCTGATCCGCGCCTCCCGGGAAACGGACAAGGAAAAGATCGTCGAGCTTTCCCGTCTCCGCGCCGCCGCCGGGGAAGAGGTCGCCGCTCTCTACCGGGAGCTGGAAGATGCCGCCTCCCGGTTGGACCGGGCTCGGGACAGCTACGCGGCCCCAAGCCCTTCCTGACCGCCTTTCTCCTCAGCCGCCGAGGACGGCGATGGCCGTGGATACGTTTCCGAACGGGGCGCTGACCTGGAAACCGCGGACCGCGCCTTCCAACGCCGCCACGGCTTCCCGGGCGATGGCGATCCCCGTCGCCTTCTGCTCCTCCTTGTCCCGGGCCGCCGCCATCCGCCGCATAACCTCGTCGGGCACGATCACCCCCGGGACCTCGTTGCGCATGAACTCGGCGTTGCGGTAGCTGGCCAACGGCCAGATCCCGGCGATGAAGGGAAGCCCCGTGTCGGCGGTCCGTTCCAGGAACGCCAGCAGCGGTTCGACCGCGAAGACGGGCTGGGTGATGACGAACTCGGCCCCCGCCTCGGCCTTGAGCCGGAGACGTTCGATCTCCCGCTCCATGTCGATGGCGTTGGGGTCGGCCCCGACCCCGATCAGGGCCCGTGTGGGCGGATCCACTGACTTCCCCCCCAGGTCGAGCCCGCAGTTGAGGTCGTACTGGATCCTGACCATTCCGATGGAATCGACGTCGAAGACCGCCGAGGCGTAGGGATAGTCGCCGAGCTTGGGGGGGTCGCCGGTCACGAAGAGAAAATTCCTGATCCCGACGGCGGCGCACCCCAGGAGGTCGGCCTGGGCCCCGATCAGGTTGCGGTCTCGGCAGCAGAAATGGAGGATGGGCTCTATCTCCGCTTTCTCCAGGATCTGCTGGGCCGTGACCAGGGGCGAGATCCGCGAACTGGCCCTGGGTCCGTCGGGGATGTTGATGGCGTCGATTCCGGCCTCCCGGCAGAGCCGGGCTTTTTCCACGGTTTTCTCCAGGAGATATCCCCGGGGAGGGGTGATCTCGACCGACGTAACCGTTTCCCCGGCGGCCAGTTTGGAGGCGAACCGCGATTTCTCCGCGGTCGGGACCGGGGCCAGGCGGGGAGCCTCCGCTGTCCGCACCGGCGCTTTCTTCTCCAACACCGTCACCTCCAGGGGACGGAGGCTGCGTACCAGGTCCCGGATATGCTCGGGACCGGTGCCGCAGCAGCCCCCTACCCCGCGAGCCCCCAGGCGGATGTAGCGAAGAGCGTAGGTAGTGAAATATTCGGGGCTGGTCATGAAGATGGTGCGCCCGCCCACGTTTTTGGGAACGCCGGCGTTGGGTTGGACGATCATGGGAAAATCGCAGAGCGGGCCTACCTTCTCCAGGGCCGAAAGCAGGCTTTCGGGGCCGCCGCCGCAGTTGATTCCCAGAGCCGTCGGCGAGCGCCCGCCGTCGCCCAGGGGAGCGATCAGCGTGGCGAACTCCTCGCCCTGGGGAGATTCGCCGGCCTGGTCCAGGACCAGGCTGATCACGAAGGGAACGTTCGGGACCAGCGCGGCCGCCCGGCAGGCCCGTTCCACGTCCAGCCGGGAAGAAAGGGTTTCGAAAATAATGAAATCCGCCCCTGCCAGCGCCTCGATCTGCCGGGCCAGAAACCGCGCCATATCTTCTTCCCCCAGTCCGGCGGGAGGAATGATCTCCCCCAGGGGTCCCACCGAGCCCGCAATCAGCGCTTCGCCTTCCCCGGCCTGCCGGGCCAGCCGCACGCCCGCGCGGTTGATTTCTTCGACCTTCTCGCCCAGTCCGAACTTGGATAATTGACAAAAATTGGCGGCGAAGGTGTTGGTGGTGAGCACCTGGGCGCCCGCTTCCCGGTAGCTGCGGTGGATGTCGAGAATCACCTCAGGCTCGGTCAGGCAGAGACCTTCGTAGGAAGTGTTGATGAAGAAGTTGCGCTTGTAGATCTCCGTCCCCATGGCGCCGTCGAAGACGACGATGCCTTCTTTGAGCTTTTCCCCGAGCGGATTGTCCCCCATCATGTCCTCCTTGGGGTTGCGGGCCAGGATGGGCAGAGTCTAACCCAGGGGCTCGGCCCGGTCAAGACGGGGACGGCAGTCTCCCCCACACCCCCAGGTGCCGGTCGCTGATCATCTCCACCGTCAGCCTTTCCAGCCCCGTCCGAATCAGCTGGTGCCGGACCTCCTCCGGGGTGAAGCCGGCCAGGAGGGAGTTGAAGAAATCGTGCTTGAGAATCTCCGGCTCCGCCCCGGAGTAGGTCTCGACCAGTTCCCGGGCCCGGGCCCGGGAAACGGGGCGGGCGAGGTCCACGACCAGGACCGCTCCGCCCGGCCGGCAGCAGGCCCGCACTTCCCGCCAGAGCGCGTCCGGGTCGGGGAGATGGTGAAGAAGGCTGTTGGAGATGACTGCGGCGCAGCCGCCGGTGGGAGGCAAGGCGCCGGGGACCCTCGCCGTGCGCAGTTTCACCCGTTTCTCCAGACCCTCCTCCCGCACCCGGCGCCGACCCCAGGCGATCATTTTCGGGGAAGCGTCGATGCCCACCAGACGGCAGGCGGGGTAGCTGCGGGCGAAGGCGGCCGTGATATCGGCCGGCCCGCAGCCCAGGTCGAAAACGACCCCTTTTCCGCCGAACCCGGGGAACGTCTCCCGGAACCGGTCGAGAAAAGCCCGGTTGGGAGCGGCGAAATCCGCCCGGGCGTAGGCCGCCACCTGTTCGGCCCCGTTCATGATCTCCGCTTCGGGCACTCGCTTCATGGTGGCGGCGATCATACTCCTTTCCGGGTCCGCCGGGAACCCGGATCCCGATCCGGGCTTGACCGCCCCCGATACCGCCGCTAGAGTAACGGCGGAATCGGGGCGCTTAGCTCAGCGGGAGAGCGCTACCCTTACAAGGTAGATGTCACTGGTTCAAATCCAGTAGCGCCCAGAAAGCCGAAGATAAGGGATATGGGGTAAGGGGTAAGGGGTAAGGGATGGGGGGGTACATAGACAAATGACGGATGTTCCGGGGTATCGACGTCTGAAAGTCTGGCAGAAGACTCATCAGGTTGCGCTGGATATCCTCGTATTGGTCGAAGCCTTACCCGAGAAAGCGGGTCTAAAGAGAATCATCGATCAGATCATTGGATCGGCTACCTCCGTCGGCGCCAATATCGCGGAGGGGAGCAACAGTCGAAGCGGGAAGGAATACATTCGTTATCTTGAAATAGCACTCCGTTCCGCCACGGAGACCGATAACTGGCTCCAGATTTGCAAGGATTCAATGGTCATAAAAAGGTATCTTGACATCGAACTGCTGATACGAATCGAGCAGTCCAATATAGAAACGATTAAAATGCTGTCAAAAATGATTTCTTCCTTGAAAAAGATGCGGATACAAGAAGCTGAAACGGGCTATATGGTGTATGAATCGGCTGAAAAATATGGTTGATTCCCCACAGGGGTTCGGATACCGTGTCCCTTAAATCTTGTCCCTTATATCTGTTGTTCAGGGGGGCGTAGCTCAATTGGTTAGAGTACCGGACTGTCGATCCGGGTGTTGCGGGTTCGAGTCCCGTCGTCCCCGTAAAAGGCCCCGGAGGTTTTCCTCCTGGGGCCTTTTACTTCGATCAGACGGGCGAGAACCCGCACACGGGCGAGCTTGTCCTGAGGAGTGAAACGACGAAGGAAGTCCCGTCGTCCCCGTAGAAAGGCCGGAGGGGAATTACCCCTCCGGCCTTTCTATTGGAATCAATGGCTCCCAAAACCGCAACACCCGGAGGGTGTTGTCCCGGTTCAAAGAACCGGGATCGTCCCCGTGAAAGACCCCGGTGGATATTCCCTACCGGGATTTTTACTTGGGTAATGGGAGACTCGAATCCGCTACACCTTGGTGTTGTCCCGGTTCAAAGAACCGGGATCGTCCCCGTAAAAGGCCCCGGAGGTTTTCCTCCTGGGGCCTTTTACTTCGATCAGACGGGCGAGAACCCGCACACGGGCGAGCTTGTCCTGAGGAGTGAAACGACGAAGGAAGTCCCGTCGTCCCCGTAGAAAGGCCGGAGGGGAATTACCCCTCCGGCCTTTCTATTGGAATCAATGGCTCCCAAAACCGCGACACCCGGAGGGTGTTGTCCCGGTTCAAAGAACCGGGATCGTCCCCGTTTCAAAACCCGGAAGGGGTCATCCATCCCGGGTCTTTCGTCATTAGGGAGAGGGTAACTTTCTATTTTTTTGTTGCCCTGGTTCACATATATGTTAACTTAGGGTTATGAGAACGATAATCTTTTACCGGACGGAATCTAGCCGATGTCCGGTGAAGGAATTTCTTGATTCTCTTAAGGCCCAACAGG includes the following:
- a CDS encoding bifunctional homocysteine S-methyltransferase/methylenetetrahydrofolate reductase, producing MGDNPLGEKLKEGIVVFDGAMGTEIYKRNFFINTSYEGLCLTEPEVILDIHRSYREAGAQVLTTNTFAANFCQLSKFGLGEKVEEINRAGVRLARQAGEGEALIAGSVGPLGEIIPPAGLGEEDMARFLARQIEALAGADFIIFETLSSRLDVERACRAAALVPNVPFVISLVLDQAGESPQGEEFATLIAPLGDGGRSPTALGINCGGGPESLLSALEKVGPLCDFPMIVQPNAGVPKNVGGRTIFMTSPEYFTTYALRYIRLGARGVGGCCGTGPEHIRDLVRSLRPLEVTVLEKKAPVRTAEAPRLAPVPTAEKSRFASKLAAGETVTSVEITPPRGYLLEKTVEKARLCREAGIDAINIPDGPRASSRISPLVTAQQILEKAEIEPILHFCCRDRNLIGAQADLLGCAAVGIRNFLFVTGDPPKLGDYPYASAVFDVDSIGMVRIQYDLNCGLDLGGKSVDPPTRALIGVGADPNAIDMEREIERLRLKAEAGAEFVITQPVFAVEPLLAFLERTADTGLPFIAGIWPLASYRNAEFMRNEVPGVIVPDEVMRRMAAARDKEEQKATGIAIAREAVAALEGAVRGFQVSAPFGNVSTAIAVLGG
- a CDS encoding MlaD family protein, whose amino-acid sequence is MASREQKLKAGIFLLAGLALLAAIFIVVYMQGKQPYDYYTTEFTESVTGLRKDADVVYQGVPVGKVVDISIGNKNQVVVKLGIVPGKIVLRQGIQASLTIGNIMGGAIVELSGGDLQGKPLPPDSIIPTSPSILDNIQEDLPHILGDIRQILAKIDKAMGDTEEIKIPQLVSNTDAMIVTANKALQDISGLLDSSQSTLGTLEKETLMTMQSLRQAAREIARVAAQFSRDPSSIVRGSVEPDDPYAR
- a CDS encoding four helix bundle protein — encoded protein: MTDVPGYRRLKVWQKTHQVALDILVLVEALPEKAGLKRIIDQIIGSATSVGANIAEGSNSRSGKEYIRYLEIALRSATETDNWLQICKDSMVIKRYLDIELLIRIEQSNIETIKMLSKMISSLKKMRIQEAETGYMVYESAEKYG
- a CDS encoding ABC-F family ATP-binding cassette domain-containing protein, whose protein sequence is MIGIRDLEKDYGERCLFREASFTVGPRERVGLVGLNGSGKTTLFRLISGREEADGGEIVIPRGYRIGWLEQESEFEFGTVLAETCRGLDPELSGERWRAEKALSGLGFSESDFSRSPDEFSEGYRARIALARTLVSEPNLLLLDEPTNFLDILSIRWLVRFLQGWKYECMIVSHDRSFLDAVCTHIVGIHRRRIRKIAGRTWDYYSMIAREEDTWEKTRLNEERRRKQVEEFIGRFRAQARHAGLVQSRIKALEKRGVRERLEKIRTLSFSFTPAPSPARYVLEARELDFAWPGSSPLIRDFNLTVEKNDRICIAGPNGRGKTTLLRLLAGELSPDAGTVRIHPRACPGLFFPAHASRLHGERTVEEEVASARERADRQETRRICGAMLFGGDDALKKIGVLSGGERCRVLLAQVLASPANLLLLDEPTHHLDLDSSEALLEALDQFPGAVIVVTHNEHFIRRLSGRLVVFPPSGGHMIYPGDYDDFVSDGGWEETSAGGSRPEAEAVNRKEARRRRAEINRRRAADLEPLERRARDLEERIAIGEETIAQADRDLIRASRETDKEKIVELSRLRAAAGEEVAALYRELEDAASRLDRARDSYAAPSPS
- a CDS encoding class I SAM-dependent methyltransferase — protein: MIAATMKRVPEAEIMNGAEQVAAYARADFAAPNRAFLDRFRETFPGFGGKGVVFDLGCGPADITAAFARSYPACRLVGIDASPKMIAWGRRRVREEGLEKRVKLRTARVPGALPPTGGCAAVISNSLLHHLPDPDALWREVRACCRPGGAVLVVDLARPVSRARARELVETYSGAEPEILKHDFFNSLLAGFTPEEVRHQLIRTGLERLTVEMISDRHLGVWGRLPSPS